Proteins encoded in a region of the Bactrocera tryoni isolate S06 chromosome 4, CSIRO_BtryS06_freeze2, whole genome shotgun sequence genome:
- the LOC120775856 gene encoding uncharacterized protein LOC120775856 — MSHLNGKQNILNALSYKCILDITANDSSSDEEDDDILIKFAIDAALIIANRRSNHLGIPKSSQWVNNVLPRFDSGRMRQMLRIEFFEFNYILSLIKQDPVFQNKNFVPQLPIDLQLKITLFRLGSSGESASIRKIATLFGIGDGGTVTKVTERVITALINLKSTFL, encoded by the exons atgtctcaTTTAAATGGAAAGCAAAATATATTGAACGCACTCAGCTACAAATGTATACTGGACATAACCGCTAATGATTCTA GCAGTGACGAAGAGGATGACGATATCCTAATAAAATTTGCCATTGATGCAGCGCTTATTATAGCTAATCGGAGAAGTAACCATTTGGGTATACCAAAGTCTTCGCAATGGGTCAATAATGTTCTTCCCAGATTTGATAGTGGCCGCATGCGACAAATGTTGCGCATAGAATTCTTTGAGTTCAACTATATATTATCCTTAATCAAGCAAGACCCtgttttccaaaacaaaaattttgttccacAATTACCAATCGATCTTCAACTAAAGATAACACTTTTTCGTCTGGGATCAAGTGGAGAGAGTGCCTCTATTAGAAAGATTGCAACATTGTTCGGAATAGGCGATGGCGGAACAGTTACCAAAGTGACAGAGCGGGTTATTACCGcattgattaatttaaaatctaCATTTTTATAG
- the LOC120775857 gene encoding uncharacterized protein LOC120775857, which translates to MDNCDTTKNAIVRMCPRYDDLEDIFGYRELTSNCLVLDTEDIACTGSPEVATSSDIIVEEIVALPEPLVTPSTSKAVRKGIYSRTALSDVLDVHSSLLDAKKDRIEKEFKMRGK; encoded by the exons ATGGATAATTGTGACACTACCAAAA ACGCGATTGTAAGGATGTGTCCCCGGTACGATGACTTAGAAGACATTTTTGGCTATAGGGAGCTCACTTCAAACTGCCTTGTATTGGATACCGAGGACATTGCATGTACTGGTTCACCAGAAGTTGCCACGTCCTCTGATATAATCGTCGAGGAAATCGTGGCATTACCCGAGCCTCTGGTCACCCCTTCTACGTCAAAGGCTGTCCGAAAGGGTATATATTCGCGTACAGCCCTATCAGACGTTCTCGATGTACACTCCAGCTTATTGGATGCAAAAAAAGACAGAATCGAGAAGGAATTTAAGATGAGGGGAAAATGA